A single Lactuca sativa cultivar Salinas chromosome 8, Lsat_Salinas_v11, whole genome shotgun sequence DNA region contains:
- the LOC111885752 gene encoding KH domain-containing protein At3g08620, with amino-acid sequence MSGLYNPNFSPARAVSPLIRSNADVDSQYLTELLEEHQKLQPFMQVLPICSRLLNQEIVRVSSMLPNQGFNELDRLRHRSPSPMASSNLMSNVPGSRISGWNGLPPERLSGPPGTTMDWQGAPASPSAYTVKRILRLEIPVDTYPNFNFVGRLLGPRGNSLKRVEGTTGCRVYIRGKGSIKDPEQEEKLRGRPGYEHLNEPLHILIEADLPASVVDIRLRQAQEIIEELLKPVDESQDYIKRQQLRELAMLNSNFREDSPGPSGSVSPFNTSSGMKRAKTGR; translated from the exons ATGTCGGGTTTGTATAATCCCAACTTCTCTCCAGCAAGAGCTGTCTCTCCACTGATTAGAAGTAACGCAGATGTCGACAG TCAATACTTGACTGAATTATTGGAGGAGCATCAGAAGCTCCAGCCTTTTATGCAAGTTCTTCCCATATGCAGCAGGCTCTTAAATCAAG AGATTGTGAGGGTTTCAAGTATGCTGCCAAATCAAGGGTTTAATGAGCTTGATAGACTGCGCCATAGAAGTCCAAGTCCCATGGCATCTTCAAATCTTATGTCAAATGTTCCTGGGAGTAGGATTAGTGGCTGGAATGGTCTTCCACCAGAG AGGTTAAGTGGGCCACCTGGAACAACAATGGACTGGCAAGGAGCTCCAGCAAGTCCAAGTGCATACACTGTCAAGAGAATTTTGCGGTTAGAGATACCAGTTGATACCTATCCAAAT TTTAACTTTGTTGGAAGGCTTCTCGGACCCAGAGGCAATTCGCTAAAACGGGTAGAAGGTACAACGGGTTGTCGTGTTTATATAAGAGGAAAAGGGTCAATCAAGGACCCCGAACag gaAGAGAAGCTAAGGGGAAGACCAGGGTATGAACATCTAAACGAGCCACTCCACATTTTGATTGAAGCTGATTTACCAGCAAGTGTTGTTGATATCAGGCTCAGACAAGCTCAAGAAATAATCGAAGAATTACTCAAACCTGTG GATGAATCTCAAGATTATATAAAAAGACAACAATTACGGGAGCTAGCAATGCTCAACTCCAATTTCCGAGAAGATAGTCCGGGACCCAGTGGGAGCGTATCCCCATTCAACACAAGCAGTGGCATGAAACGCGCGAAAACCGGCCGCTAA